The Catenuloplanes niger genome includes a window with the following:
- a CDS encoding GH92 family glycosyl hydrolase: protein MLDDVDPFIGTAATDLPRADGLAATWWWPKPQVGNTHPGATSPLGMVSACAYSGAYPTGYGRYAKNTEGVPEEMFGELQASGFTHFQQSGTGAIRKYYNYVRVTPMVQPLDDLGQAWPLHDETAEPGYYAATLGTGIRSEITVGDKVAVHRYTFPRSSSSRVVIDMSCGGLAIELGRTIPLRAQVESMGQGFAQGTVWMEGVPLSVFVQFDAPRWRQMLWYDRRLINGGTRLDFDSIRHTTLRPFGMLFMGPTVAGQTVEIRMGFSLRGHEQARRNLEKECGVETAAFDTVRSRTRARWGDHLDRVQVEGGTPARRTVLATSLYHSLIKPCFGDDESPFWPDSGPYAFDVCTMWDIYKTQLPLLSAIVPDRANDLLESLIRVCEEEGNFPIGYRMARGADRFFRQGSALAHTALADAHALGREGIDWNWALVHMVDDLRRMYGEDFWEHGVVHPISHTLDLAYAHHATAKVARALNDRRLADDLEERSRGWRNAFDPETGLLRDSEFYEGGKWNYSFRLLHDMRARIALAGGDAAFTRILDQFFGYGADPVTQPGRAPKPSEMAAGYALNRFEGLNNEPDMEAPWAYHYAGRPDRTAEVVHAALTWQFGTGRGGLPGNDDSGGLSSWYVWASLGLFPVAGQNRFLINSPAFRSAMIRTGEGEFVIETSGHRDSPIGVDGIDRTPPVQYVQAATLNGRPLDATHVSAADVHRGGRLQLTLGPEPSSWGRGIRPPSLSDSAAAAQ, encoded by the coding sequence ATCTTAGACGACGTTGATCCGTTCATCGGTACAGCGGCCACCGACCTGCCCCGGGCGGACGGTCTGGCCGCCACCTGGTGGTGGCCGAAGCCGCAGGTCGGCAACACCCACCCCGGCGCCACCTCGCCCCTCGGCATGGTCTCCGCCTGCGCCTACTCCGGTGCCTACCCGACCGGGTACGGCCGCTACGCCAAGAACACCGAGGGCGTGCCGGAGGAGATGTTCGGCGAGCTGCAGGCGTCCGGCTTCACCCACTTCCAGCAGTCCGGCACCGGCGCGATCCGCAAGTACTACAACTACGTGCGCGTCACGCCGATGGTGCAGCCGCTCGACGACCTCGGCCAGGCCTGGCCGCTGCACGACGAGACGGCGGAGCCCGGCTACTACGCGGCGACGCTCGGCACCGGCATCCGCTCCGAGATCACGGTCGGCGACAAGGTCGCGGTGCACCGCTACACGTTCCCGCGGTCCAGCAGCTCCCGTGTCGTGATCGACATGTCCTGCGGCGGTCTCGCGATCGAGCTGGGCCGGACCATCCCGCTGCGCGCCCAGGTGGAGAGCATGGGCCAGGGCTTCGCGCAGGGCACGGTGTGGATGGAGGGCGTGCCGCTCTCCGTCTTCGTGCAGTTCGACGCGCCGCGCTGGCGGCAGATGCTGTGGTACGACCGCCGGCTGATCAACGGCGGCACCCGGCTGGACTTCGACAGCATCCGGCACACCACGCTGCGCCCGTTCGGCATGCTCTTCATGGGCCCGACCGTGGCCGGCCAGACCGTCGAGATCCGGATGGGCTTCTCGCTGCGCGGTCACGAGCAGGCGCGGCGGAACCTGGAGAAGGAGTGCGGTGTCGAGACGGCCGCGTTCGACACGGTGCGGTCCCGGACCCGGGCGCGCTGGGGCGACCATCTCGACCGGGTGCAGGTCGAGGGCGGCACGCCGGCCCGCCGCACGGTGCTGGCCACCTCGCTCTACCACTCGCTGATCAAGCCGTGCTTCGGCGACGACGAGTCCCCGTTCTGGCCGGACTCCGGGCCGTACGCGTTCGACGTCTGCACCATGTGGGACATCTACAAGACCCAGCTGCCGCTGCTCTCCGCGATCGTCCCGGACCGGGCGAACGACCTGCTGGAGTCGCTGATCCGGGTGTGCGAGGAGGAGGGCAACTTCCCGATCGGCTACCGGATGGCGCGCGGCGCGGACCGGTTCTTCCGGCAGGGCAGCGCGCTCGCGCACACCGCGCTCGCGGACGCGCACGCGCTCGGCCGGGAGGGGATCGACTGGAACTGGGCGCTGGTGCACATGGTCGACGACCTGCGCCGGATGTACGGCGAGGACTTCTGGGAGCACGGCGTCGTGCACCCGATCAGCCACACGCTCGACCTGGCGTACGCGCACCACGCGACCGCGAAGGTGGCCCGCGCGCTGAACGACCGCCGGCTCGCGGACGACCTGGAGGAGCGCAGCCGCGGCTGGCGCAACGCGTTCGACCCGGAGACCGGGCTGCTGCGCGACTCGGAGTTCTATGAGGGCGGCAAGTGGAACTATTCCTTCCGGCTGCTGCACGACATGCGAGCGCGAATCGCATTGGCCGGCGGGGACGCGGCCTTCACCAGAATTCTGGACCAATTCTTCGGGTACGGCGCGGATCCGGTGACGCAACCCGGCCGGGCTCCGAAACCGTCCGAGATGGCGGCCGGATATGCGCTCAACCGGTTCGAGGGACTGAACAACGAACCGGACATGGAAGCGCCCTGGGCGTACCACTACGCGGGCCGTCCGGACCGTACCGCCGAGGTGGTGCATGCGGCTCTGACCTGGCAGTTCGGCACCGGCCGCGGTGGCCTGCCGGGCAACGACGACTCCGGCGGACTGAGCTCCTGGTACGTCTGGGCGTCCCTCGGCCTTTTCCCGGTCGCGGGTCAGAATCGTTTCCTGATTAATTCGCCCGCGTTTCGGAGTGCGATGATCCGGACCGGTGAGGGTGAGTTCGTCATCGAGACCAGTGGGCACCGCGACTCACCGATCGGGGTGGACGGTATTGATCGGACCCCGCCGGTCCAGTACGTTCAGGCCGCCACCCTCAACGGCAGGCCTCTGGACGCCACGCACGTGAGCGCCGCGGACGTTCACCGCGGCGGTCGACTGCAGCTCACGCTGGGTCCGGAGCCGTCCTCGTGGGGGCGCGGGATCCGCCCGCCGTCCCTGTCAGACTCGGCGGCAGCAGCTCAATAA
- a CDS encoding RNA ligase family protein — protein MSVDVRAIDLRALNSMTKYPSIPTYHSLDPRNGGLLDETVPFTGPVLATEKVDGTNARIIQLPGGTYLLGSREELLYARGDLIGNPSQGIVEHLRPLAESLPATDRFRVLYLELYGGKIGGHAKEYSTRGAVGWRLFDVALLDGHEDLLTAAPQQISAWREGGGQPWADEDALHATAAEAGVELTPRLFTLDAARLPAGLAETQALLTERLPGTLVRLDESGQGTAEGIVFRAPDRSVIAKARFQDYARTLRPRGRAG, from the coding sequence ATGAGCGTCGACGTACGCGCCATCGACCTGCGCGCCCTGAACTCGATGACCAAGTACCCGTCGATCCCGACCTACCACTCGCTGGACCCGCGGAACGGCGGGCTGCTCGACGAGACCGTCCCGTTCACCGGACCGGTGCTGGCCACCGAGAAGGTCGACGGCACGAACGCCCGGATCATCCAGCTCCCCGGCGGTACGTACCTGCTCGGCTCCCGCGAGGAGCTGCTCTACGCGCGGGGCGACCTGATCGGGAACCCGTCGCAGGGCATCGTGGAGCACCTGCGCCCGCTGGCCGAGTCGCTGCCCGCCACGGACCGGTTCCGGGTGCTCTACCTGGAGCTGTACGGCGGCAAGATCGGCGGCCACGCGAAGGAGTACAGCACGCGCGGCGCGGTCGGCTGGCGGCTGTTCGACGTCGCGCTCCTCGACGGGCACGAGGACCTGCTCACGGCGGCGCCGCAGCAGATCTCGGCGTGGCGGGAGGGTGGCGGCCAGCCGTGGGCGGACGAGGACGCGCTGCACGCGACCGCGGCCGAGGCCGGCGTGGAGCTGACGCCACGGCTGTTCACGCTGGACGCGGCGCGGTTGCCGGCCGGCCTGGCGGAGACGCAGGCGCTGCTGACCGAGCGGCTCCCGGGCACGCTGGTCCGGCTCGACGAGTCCGGCCAGGGCACGGCCGAGGGCATCGTGTTCCGCGCCCCCGACCGTTCGGTGATCGCCAAGGCCCGCTTCCAGGACTACGCCCGCACGCTGCGCCCGCGCGGCCGGGCCGGGTAG
- a CDS encoding cytochrome P450 family protein, which produces MELDLTDPELLRDPIAAYDRAREAAPVVRLTTPGFGVLWGVTRHADARAMLTDPRLAPSPESFIRMGVPEHCRQYMRTMQERDGPEHRRLRDLARPAFTPRRAEAMRPRIAPLIDRLLDDLPGHARDGVTDLLAHVAQPLPMDVICELAGVPAAERDRWRTHGAVILAGDGRALMARVPEMIDDAIRAVGGGRAGDDMIGMLAAADGDRLSEQELVTLVWHLVLAGQVPANLIANSMATLLADPALIGALRAEPALLPGAVEELTRWQPPQMFTIPRFAGEEIEIGGVRIPKGAPVTAVLPAASRDPRVFTDPARLDLRRREAAHLGYGHGPHFCLGAQLARVQTEMVLAALLDRFPRMRLAVDPAELPWVPDPATRRLSALPVTL; this is translated from the coding sequence GTGGAACTGGACCTGACCGACCCGGAGCTGTTGCGGGACCCGATCGCCGCCTACGACCGGGCGCGGGAGGCGGCACCCGTGGTACGGCTGACCACGCCCGGCTTCGGCGTGCTGTGGGGCGTCACCCGGCACGCGGACGCCCGCGCCATGCTCACCGACCCGCGCCTGGCACCGTCGCCGGAGAGCTTCATCCGGATGGGCGTGCCGGAGCACTGCCGGCAGTACATGCGCACCATGCAGGAGCGGGACGGGCCGGAACACCGGCGGCTGCGCGACCTGGCCCGGCCCGCGTTCACGCCGCGCCGCGCCGAGGCGATGCGGCCACGCATCGCACCGCTGATCGACCGGCTGCTCGACGACCTGCCCGGTCACGCCCGGGACGGCGTCACCGACCTGCTGGCACACGTGGCGCAGCCGCTGCCGATGGACGTGATCTGCGAGCTGGCCGGCGTGCCGGCGGCGGAACGTGACCGGTGGCGCACGCACGGCGCGGTGATCCTCGCCGGCGACGGACGCGCGCTGATGGCCCGCGTCCCCGAGATGATCGACGACGCGATCCGCGCGGTCGGGGGCGGGCGAGCCGGCGACGACATGATCGGCATGCTGGCCGCGGCGGACGGCGACCGGCTCTCCGAGCAGGAACTCGTCACGCTGGTCTGGCATCTGGTCCTGGCTGGTCAGGTGCCGGCGAACCTGATCGCCAACTCGATGGCGACGCTGCTGGCCGACCCGGCGCTGATCGGCGCGCTGCGCGCGGAGCCGGCGCTGCTGCCCGGCGCGGTCGAGGAACTGACCCGCTGGCAGCCGCCGCAGATGTTCACCATCCCGCGGTTCGCCGGCGAGGAGATCGAGATCGGTGGTGTGCGCATCCCGAAGGGCGCACCCGTCACGGCCGTGCTGCCGGCCGCGAGCCGGGACCCGCGCGTCTTCACCGACCCGGCGCGGCTGGATCTCCGGCGGCGGGAGGCGGCCCACCTCGGGTACGGGCACGGCCCGCACTTCTGCCTCGGCGCGCAGCTGGCCCGGGTGCAGACCGAGATGGTGCTGGCCGCGCTGCTCGACCGGTTCCCCCGCATGCGCCTCGCGGTGGACCCGGCCGAGCTGCCCTGGGTGCCGGACCCCGCGACCCGGCGCCTGTCCGCACTGCCCGTGACGCTGTGA
- a CDS encoding alanine--tRNA ligase-related protein, with product MRTDQTVRTFVDFYVERGHREIVGSTLIPPPGDPVLFTTSGMHPLTPYLTGRPHPLGRRLVDVQRCLRTTDLDEVGDRTHLTTFEMLGTWSLGDYDGPQSLRWGHELLTGPFGLDPGRLHATVHPSDELAPGVWRGLGVPVEITAENWWSNGPTGPCGPDSEIFYWTGDGPPTGAPTADDRWVEIWNHVTMRYDRGPDGALTPLGRPAVDTGLGLERLVTILQRAGSVYGTDGFASWFTHVPPLWPLGETDTRVVCDHLRSAIVVIGDGVRPANTGRGYVLRRLLRRVLTLLWRDDPGRTLGALPVEPVTHTIAHFGLPVTPPEVRTVLHDEERRFRDLLDRGRRVLSRRLRRGGPLREEDYRDLHDTHGLPRDLVESLLNS from the coding sequence ATGAGAACCGACCAGACGGTACGGACATTCGTCGACTTCTACGTCGAGCGCGGCCATCGCGAGATCGTCGGCAGCACGCTCATCCCGCCGCCCGGCGACCCCGTGCTGTTCACCACGTCCGGCATGCACCCGCTCACGCCCTATCTGACCGGCCGCCCGCACCCGCTCGGCCGGCGCCTGGTCGACGTGCAGCGCTGTCTGCGCACCACCGACCTGGACGAGGTCGGCGACCGCACCCACCTCACCACGTTCGAGATGCTGGGCACCTGGTCGCTCGGTGACTACGACGGACCGCAGAGCCTGCGCTGGGGCCACGAGCTGCTGACCGGCCCGTTCGGGCTGGATCCGGGCCGGCTGCACGCGACCGTGCACCCGTCCGACGAGCTGGCGCCCGGCGTGTGGCGGGGTCTCGGCGTACCGGTGGAGATCACCGCGGAGAACTGGTGGTCGAACGGTCCGACCGGCCCCTGCGGACCCGACTCGGAGATCTTCTACTGGACCGGCGACGGCCCGCCCACCGGCGCGCCGACCGCGGACGACCGCTGGGTGGAGATCTGGAACCACGTCACCATGCGGTACGACCGGGGGCCCGACGGCGCGCTGACGCCGCTCGGCCGGCCCGCGGTGGACACCGGGCTGGGCCTGGAACGGCTGGTCACCATCCTGCAGAGGGCGGGTTCCGTCTACGGCACGGACGGGTTCGCGTCCTGGTTCACGCACGTGCCGCCGCTCTGGCCGCTCGGCGAGACGGACACCCGCGTGGTGTGCGACCACCTGCGCTCCGCGATCGTGGTGATCGGGGACGGCGTCCGCCCGGCGAACACCGGGCGCGGCTACGTGCTGCGCCGGCTGCTGCGCCGGGTCCTCACGCTGCTCTGGCGGGACGACCCCGGCCGTACGCTCGGCGCGCTCCCGGTGGAACCGGTCACGCACACGATCGCGCACTTCGGACTGCCGGTCACGCCGCCGGAGGTCCGCACGGTCCTGCACGACGAGGAGCGGCGCTTCCGCGACCTGCTCGACCGTGGGCGCCGGGTGCTCTCCCGGCGGCTGCGGCGCGGCGGTCCGCTCCGCGAGGAGGACTACCGCGACCTGCACGACACCCACGGGCTGCCGCGCGACCTGGTGGAGTCGCTGCTGAACTCGTGA
- a CDS encoding AfsR/SARP family transcriptional regulator, with translation MALRFTLLGPATVRREDRLLPVPSGRPSALLAALLLGRGRMSADRLTEALWDEPPASAASNLRSYAAALRRLLGADGDRLHRTGDGYLLRVEDGELDLHDWERAVAAAQRATERGGPGEAADLLAGALDRWRGPAAEGVTRRGAVGRALDALDEARSAATERFARACVDAGRLDRAIACLRPFVAEHPTRETAWECLVEALSRGGDRAGALETFGAARAALAAELGIEPGPGLREWHTRLLRGEPVVASTGTGGVRTLPPDTELVGRAALLDEVVGAVTGGPPGCVVALHGPAGVGKSVLAVRAAWRLAADHPDGQLYLDMYGSTPGLTPLRTGDAVAGLLHALRVPTSGGEDAQLRTLSAELRDRRCVVLLDNVVDAAQVRRLLTGLTGATVIVTSRAVLSTLDVRRHVAVDVLTPASSAALLARLDGQRRVEAAPADADALAELCGHLPLALRIVGARLAGRADRSLADMVTRLTDERHRLDELAADDLAVRSALALTCGTLRDRPGGGRALDLFDAWGAVGAPLMGVDLARALTGADRWTARAALDLLAEVRLVEPAGDERYRLHDLVRIFAMERAAGRTADPVRRARRYFLATARRARDLLRPNVHRADDGVAETVPTVALADDRDAVHWFETERVNLRDAITRCARDGTPEGDAFAARLVVELYPFLPMRGYYTDWQELAEAALRCARRAGDARDEIGVLIQLAGARTRAARHREAIGALRSALEVAERLADGSLTALVLDHLAVALTHAGQLVEAKETFLRCVDLHRAGGHRSRLGITLNNLADCRRQLGEYDDALRHLSESLELRRALGDQIGVGVTTLSIGQVFAEHGRAGEALTWLTDARALTRDSGNREGEWRALTVRAGLLRAAGRPGDARADLVAALALSESVGDDTGADQVRMALAALSWTAEEPALR, from the coding sequence GTGGCACTGCGTTTCACGCTCCTCGGGCCGGCGACCGTGCGGCGCGAGGACCGGCTCCTTCCCGTACCGTCCGGGCGTCCGTCCGCTCTGCTGGCCGCGCTGCTGCTGGGCCGCGGCCGGATGTCGGCGGACCGGCTGACCGAGGCGCTGTGGGACGAGCCGCCCGCCTCCGCCGCGTCGAATCTGCGCAGCTACGCCGCCGCGCTGCGCCGTCTGCTCGGTGCGGACGGTGACCGGCTGCACCGCACCGGCGACGGTTACCTGCTGCGGGTCGAGGACGGCGAGCTCGACCTGCACGACTGGGAGCGTGCCGTCGCCGCCGCGCAGCGCGCCACCGAGCGAGGCGGTCCGGGTGAGGCAGCCGACCTGCTGGCGGGCGCGCTGGACCGGTGGCGCGGGCCCGCGGCGGAGGGCGTGACCCGGCGCGGCGCGGTGGGCCGCGCGCTGGACGCGCTGGACGAGGCCCGCTCCGCCGCGACGGAGCGGTTCGCCCGCGCCTGCGTCGACGCGGGCCGCCTCGACCGGGCGATCGCCTGCCTGCGCCCGTTCGTCGCCGAGCACCCCACTCGCGAGACGGCCTGGGAGTGCCTGGTGGAGGCGCTGTCCCGCGGCGGCGACCGGGCCGGCGCGCTGGAGACGTTCGGGGCCGCCCGCGCGGCGCTGGCGGCGGAGCTCGGCATCGAGCCCGGCCCCGGGTTGCGGGAGTGGCACACCCGGCTCCTCCGCGGCGAGCCGGTCGTGGCGAGCACCGGCACCGGCGGCGTCCGGACGCTGCCACCGGACACCGAGCTGGTCGGCCGCGCCGCACTGCTCGACGAGGTGGTCGGTGCGGTCACCGGTGGGCCACCCGGCTGTGTCGTCGCGCTGCACGGCCCGGCCGGGGTCGGCAAGTCGGTGCTGGCCGTGCGGGCCGCCTGGCGCCTGGCGGCCGACCACCCGGACGGGCAGCTCTACCTGGACATGTACGGCAGCACGCCGGGCCTGACGCCGCTGCGCACCGGCGACGCGGTCGCCGGCCTGCTGCACGCGCTGCGCGTGCCGACGAGCGGCGGCGAGGACGCGCAGCTGCGCACGCTGAGCGCGGAGCTGCGTGACCGGCGGTGCGTGGTGCTGCTCGACAACGTGGTGGACGCGGCGCAGGTGCGTCGGCTGCTCACCGGCCTCACCGGCGCCACGGTCATCGTCACCAGCCGGGCCGTGCTGTCCACGCTCGACGTGCGCCGGCACGTCGCGGTGGACGTGCTCACCCCGGCGTCGTCGGCCGCGCTGCTCGCCCGGCTCGACGGGCAGCGCCGGGTCGAGGCCGCGCCGGCGGACGCGGACGCGTTGGCGGAGCTCTGCGGTCACCTGCCGCTCGCGCTCCGGATCGTCGGCGCCCGGCTGGCCGGCCGCGCGGACCGGTCGCTGGCCGACATGGTGACCCGGTTGACGGACGAGCGGCACCGCCTGGACGAACTGGCCGCCGACGATCTCGCGGTGCGTTCTGCCCTCGCCCTGACCTGCGGCACCCTCCGGGACCGGCCCGGGGGCGGGCGGGCGCTGGACCTCTTCGACGCCTGGGGCGCGGTCGGCGCGCCGCTGATGGGAGTCGACCTCGCCCGCGCGCTGACCGGCGCCGACCGGTGGACGGCCCGGGCCGCGCTGGACCTGCTGGCCGAGGTGCGGCTGGTCGAACCGGCCGGTGACGAGCGGTACCGGCTGCACGACCTGGTGCGGATCTTCGCGATGGAGCGGGCGGCCGGCCGGACCGCGGATCCGGTGCGCCGCGCCCGGCGCTACTTCCTGGCGACCGCCCGCCGGGCCCGTGACCTGCTGCGGCCCAACGTCCACCGGGCGGACGACGGCGTCGCCGAGACCGTGCCGACGGTCGCGCTGGCGGACGACCGGGACGCGGTGCACTGGTTCGAGACGGAGCGGGTCAACCTGCGCGACGCGATCACGCGGTGTGCCCGCGACGGCACGCCGGAGGGCGATGCCTTCGCTGCCCGGCTGGTCGTCGAGCTGTACCCGTTCCTGCCGATGCGCGGCTACTACACGGACTGGCAGGAGCTGGCGGAGGCCGCGCTGCGGTGTGCCCGGCGGGCCGGGGACGCGCGCGACGAGATCGGCGTCCTGATCCAGCTCGCCGGCGCCCGGACCCGGGCCGCACGGCACCGGGAGGCGATCGGCGCGCTGCGGTCGGCGCTGGAGGTGGCCGAACGGCTCGCCGACGGTTCGCTGACCGCGCTGGTCCTGGACCACCTGGCGGTCGCGCTCACCCACGCCGGCCAGCTCGTCGAGGCGAAGGAGACGTTCCTGCGCTGCGTGGACCTGCACCGCGCCGGCGGGCACCGTTCCCGGCTCGGCATCACGCTCAACAACCTCGCGGACTGCCGCCGCCAGCTCGGCGAGTACGACGACGCGCTGCGGCACCTCTCCGAGAGCCTGGAACTGCGGCGTGCCCTCGGTGACCAGATCGGCGTCGGCGTGACCACGTTGTCGATCGGGCAGGTCTTCGCGGAGCACGGCCGGGCCGGCGAGGCACTCACCTGGCTCACCGACGCCCGCGCGCTGACCCGGGACAGCGGCAACCGCGAGGGCGAGTGGCGGGCGCTGACCGTCCGGGCCGGACTGCTCCGCGCCGCCGGTCGTCCGGGCGATGCCCGAGCCGACCTGGTGGCCGCGCTCGCGCTGTCCGAGTCGGTCGGCGACGACACCGGTGCGGATCAGGTGCGCATGGCGCTCGCCGCACTGTCCTGGACGGCGGAGGAGCCGGCTCTCCGTTGA
- a CDS encoding phosphotransferase family protein, whose protein sequence is MTSAVSGDHAEIASGVTGPDGKVFVKAASADPGVRSLRYELAVTGSVDLWPPAVRWYFESGGWLVAGFEHLDGRHPDLSPGSPDLDLLAEALEALRRTPAPEGTWFTPAGRLGWDHPSMRGDALVHSDLNPANLIVTPGGLRIVDWAYATRAAPWVELAMLVQWLIGSGHTPAAAEAWLAQFPDWSRAGEGVLNDFALHGAAKWSARSQRTTDRWVHDLATWTGRWAAHRRV, encoded by the coding sequence GTGACGTCGGCTGTGAGCGGCGACCATGCGGAGATCGCTTCGGGTGTGACCGGCCCGGACGGGAAGGTGTTCGTCAAGGCGGCCTCCGCCGATCCGGGCGTCCGGTCGCTGCGGTACGAGCTGGCGGTCACCGGGTCTGTCGATCTGTGGCCGCCGGCGGTCCGGTGGTACTTCGAGTCCGGCGGTTGGCTGGTCGCCGGCTTCGAGCACCTCGACGGCCGGCATCCCGACCTGTCTCCCGGCAGCCCGGACCTCGACCTGCTCGCGGAAGCGCTGGAGGCCCTGCGGAGGACGCCCGCGCCGGAGGGGACCTGGTTCACGCCGGCGGGCCGGCTCGGCTGGGATCACCCCTCGATGAGGGGTGATGCGCTGGTGCACTCCGACCTCAATCCGGCCAACCTGATCGTCACGCCGGGTGGCCTGCGGATCGTCGACTGGGCGTACGCGACCAGGGCGGCGCCGTGGGTGGAACTCGCGATGCTCGTCCAGTGGCTGATCGGCAGCGGGCACACCCCCGCGGCGGCCGAGGCGTGGCTCGCGCAGTTTCCCGACTGGTCGAGGGCCGGCGAGGGCGTGCTGAACGACTTCGCGCTGCACGGCGCGGCGAAGTGGTCGGCCAGGTCCCAGCGGACTACCGACCGATGGGTGCACGACCTCGCGACCTGGACCGGAAGGTGGGCCGCTCACCGGCGGGTTTGA
- a CDS encoding peroxiredoxin: protein MIEVGEKAPGFLLRNQNNQEVALESYRGRASVLLVFYPLAFTNTCQGEFHELQSRLDDYQNATVQVLTVSVDSIFSHKVWADREGFTFPLLADFWPHGAVARAYGVLDEQRGTADRGTFIIDRDGIIRFAERQDRARPRDQSVWREALASLGSGHHRKVG from the coding sequence ATGATCGAAGTGGGCGAGAAGGCCCCCGGCTTCCTCCTCCGGAACCAGAACAACCAGGAGGTCGCGCTCGAGTCGTACCGCGGCCGCGCATCGGTCCTGCTGGTCTTCTACCCGCTGGCGTTCACCAACACCTGCCAGGGCGAATTCCACGAACTGCAGTCCCGCCTCGACGACTACCAGAACGCCACCGTCCAGGTGCTCACCGTCAGCGTCGACTCGATCTTCAGCCACAAGGTCTGGGCCGACCGCGAGGGCTTCACCTTCCCGCTGCTGGCCGACTTCTGGCCACACGGCGCCGTCGCCCGCGCCTACGGCGTCCTCGACGAACAGCGCGGCACCGCGGACCGCGGCACCTTCATCATCGACCGCGACGGCATCATCCGCTTCGCGGAGCGCCAGGACCGCGCCCGCCCCCGCGACCAGTCCGTCTGGCGCGAGGCCTTGGCCTCACTCGGCTCCGGACACCACCGCAAGGTAGGCTGA
- a CDS encoding DUF3052 domain-containing protein, with the protein MSATAGQAADGVRSLADRFGIEPGMVVMEMGYDEDVDHDLRDALADRSGNDLVDEDTDEVVDVALVWFRDGDGDLFELLTDALGPLADAGTVWLLTPKAGRDGHVEPSEISESAPTAGLTQTSTVNAGKDWTAARLVTPRTVRAKK; encoded by the coding sequence GTGAGCGCGACCGCTGGTCAGGCCGCCGACGGCGTACGGAGCCTGGCGGACCGGTTCGGCATCGAACCGGGCATGGTGGTCATGGAGATGGGGTACGACGAGGACGTCGACCACGATCTCCGCGACGCCCTGGCCGACCGTAGTGGCAACGACCTGGTCGACGAGGACACCGACGAGGTCGTCGACGTGGCGCTGGTCTGGTTCCGCGACGGCGACGGTGACCTGTTCGAGCTGCTCACCGACGCGCTCGGCCCGCTGGCCGACGCCGGAACGGTGTGGCTGCTGACGCCCAAGGCGGGCAGGGACGGCCACGTGGAACCGAGTGAGATCAGCGAATCGGCACCGACCGCGGGTCTGACCCAGACCTCGACGGTGAACGCGGGCAAGGACTGGACCGCCGCGCGGCTCGTTACGCCGCGTACCGTCCGCGCCAAGAAGTAG